The Musa acuminata AAA Group cultivar baxijiao chromosome BXJ1-3, Cavendish_Baxijiao_AAA, whole genome shotgun sequence genome window below encodes:
- the LOC135620282 gene encoding AT-hook motif nuclear-localized protein 22-like, translating into MDPMTASTHGHHLPPFRARDFHHLQHSPQVPQHFQTQQQQQPKIEEEHSSLHRGNMDDSSSNNNNNFIGSNSSNSADGKEQAPMTSPGSGGAEGEINRKPRGRPPGSKNKPKPPIIITRNSANALLSHVMEIAGGCDIYESVATFARRRQRGVCILGGSGTVINVTLRQSASPGAVVTLRGRFEILSISGSFLPPPAPPAATGMTIYLSGGQGQVVGGSVVGPLIALGPIIIMAASFGSAAYERLPLPEEEGLQAQGPLGSPDFVGQSPQAQQQLLPDPNNPLFHNLSPSLLNNMQSPADAYGWGAGGVRPPY; encoded by the coding sequence ATGGATCCGATGACGGCATCCACACATGGCCACCATCTCCCTCCCTTCCGCGCACGAGATTTCCACCACCTCCAGCATTCGCCGCAAGTACCCCAACACTTCCaaacgcagcagcagcagcagcccaaGATCGAAGAAGAGCACAGCAGCCTCCACCGCGGCAACATGGatgacagcagcagcaacaacaacaataactttATAGGTAGCAACAGTTCGAACAGCGCTGACGGAAAGGAGCAGGCGCCGATGACATCGCCCGGCAGCGGCGGTGCAGAGGGGGAGATCAATCGCAAGCCACGGGGCCGGCCGCCAGGCTCGAAGAACAAACCGAAGCCACCGATCATCATCACCAGGAACAGCGCCAACGCGCTACTGTCCCACGTGATGGAGATCGCCGGCGGGTGCGACATCTACGAGAGCGTCGCCACTTTCGCGCGCCGGAGGCAGCGCGGCGTCTGCATCCTTGGCGGCAGCGGCACCGTGATCAACGTCACCCTTCGCCAATCGGCCTCCCCCGGTGCCGTCGTCACCCTCCGTGGCCGGTTCGAGATCCTCTCCATCTCCGGATCCTTCCTGCCGCCGCCGGCGCCACCGGCCGCCACAGGAATGACCATCTATTTGTCGGGCGGGCAGGGACAGGTCGTCGGAGGGAGCGTGGTCGGGCCGCTGATAGCATTGGGCCCCATCATCATAATGGCAGCGTCGTTCGGCAGCGCCGCCTACGAGCGTCTCCCCCTCCCGGAGGAAGAGGGTCTACAAGCGCAGGGGCCACTTGGATCACCAGATTTTGTGGGGCAATCGCCGCAGGCCCAGCAGCAGCTGCTGCCCGACCCCAACAACCCGCTCTTCCACAACCTGTCGCCGAGCTTACTCAACAACATGCAGTCGCCTGCGGACGCTTACGGATGGGGCGCCGGAGGAGTTCGTCCGCCATATTGA
- the LOC103977911 gene encoding protein SMALL AUXIN UP-REGULATED RNA 51 produces MAVKKQNKLAQTAVLKQILKRCSSLGREEKEEGPPVDVPRGHFVVYVGKNRSRYIVPISYLDHPEFQSLLRQSEEEFGFKHHMGLTIPCDEVAFRSLTSSLR; encoded by the coding sequence ATGGCAGTGAAGAAGCAGAACAAGCTGGCTCAGACAGCGGTGCTGAAGCAAATACTGAAGCGGTGCTCGAGCTTGGggagggaggagaaggaggaaGGGCCGCCGGTGGACGTGCCCAGGGGCCACTTCGTGGTGTACGTCGGCAAGAACCGGAGCCGGTACATCGTGCCCATCTCCTACCTGGACCACCCCGAGTTCCAGAGCCTCCTCCGCCAGTCCGAGGAGGAGTTCGGCTTCAAGCACCACATGGGCCTCACCATCCCCTGCGACGAGGTGGCCTTCCGCTCCCTCACCTCCTCGCTCAGATGA
- the LOC135620301 gene encoding ACT domain-containing protein ACR8-like — MERPAYLDEYEKLVIRMNTPKVVIDNAVCPLATLVKVDSASRKHGVLLEAIHVLTDLNLSVKKAYISSDGRWFMDVFHVTDQFGNKLTDDSVISYLEQSLDTGNPEINRSHRCEGLTALELTGTDRPGLLSEVFAVLADLQCDVVEATVWTHDGRVACILFLKDQLSGSPLDDAQRIHRIESRLRHVLKGDHGVRSGKTAVTSMAVAHPDSRLHQLMLADRDYDRCPSAPASSTLVSVQNWDERGYSVVNVQCRDRPKLLFDIVWTLTDMQYVVFHGTIDTDGDSAHQEFYIRHKNGSPIDSEAERHRVIQCLQAAIERRASEGTRLELCIEDRPGLLSDVTRTFRENGLLVTRAEASTKGDLASDVFYVTDAAGQAADPKAIEAVRLRIGFDHLKVKEEQRPRFCRKESTDREASLGGVGTGLFYLGSLVRRNLYNLGLIKSCS, encoded by the exons ATGGAGAGGCCGGCGTATTTGGATGAGTACGAGAAGCTCGTCATCAGGATGAACACTCCTAA GGTCGTCATCGACAATGCTGTTTGCCCGCTCGCAACTCTCGTCAAG GTTGACAGCGCGTCGAGGAAGCACGGCGTTCTCCTCGAAGCCATCCATGTCCTAACCGACCTCAACCTCTCTGTCAAGAAGGCCTACATCTCCTCCGATGGCCGCTGGTTCATGGACGTCTTCCACGTCACCGACCAGTTCGGCAACAAGCTCACCGATGACAGCGTCATCTCCTACCTCGAGCAG TCTTTGGACACGGGGAACCCGGAAATCAACAGAAGCCACCGCTGCGAAGGGCTCACGGCCTTGGAGCTGACGGGGACGGACCGCCCGGGCCTCCTCTCCGAAGTCTTCGCCGTGCTTGCCGACCTTCAATGCGACGTGGTGGAGGCCACGGTGTGGACGCACGATGGCCGCGTCGCGTGCATCCTCTTCCTCAAGGACCAGCTCTCCGGCTCGCCCCTCGATGATGCGCAGAGGATCCACCGCATCGAGTCCCGCCTCCGCCACGTCCTCAAGGGCGACCATGGCGTCCGCAGCGGCAAGACGGCTGTCACCTCCATGGCCGTCGCCCACCCCGACAGTCGACTCCACCAGCTGATGCTCGCCGACCGAGACTACGACCGCTGTCCATCGGCTCCTGCCTCATCAACCTTAGTCTCGGTCCAGAACTGGGACGAGCGTGGCTACTCCGTCGTCAACGTGCAGTGTCGCGACCGACCGAAGCTGCTGTTCGACATCGTGTGGACGCTAACGGACATGCAGTATGTAGTGTTTCACGGCACCATCGACACTGATGGTGATTCAGCTCATCAG GAGTTCTACATAAGGCATAAGAATGGTAGCCCCATCGATTCAGAAGCTGAGAGGCACCGAGTGATCCAATGCTTGCAAGCCGCCATCGAAAGGAGAGCATCAGAG ggcacgaGATTGGAGCTTTGCATCGAGGACCGGCCGGGGCTCCTTTCCGATGTAACCCGAACCTTCCGGGAGAACGGGCTTCTGGTGACGAGAGCAGAGGCGTCGACGAAAGGCGACTTGGCGTCGGATGTCTTCTACGTGACGGACGCCGCCGGGCAAGCCGcggatcccaaggcgatcgaggcCGTCCGACTGAGGATTGGTTTTGATCACCTCAAGGTGAAGGAGGAGCAACGGCCGCGATTCTGCCGCAAGGAGTCAACCGACAGGGAAGCATCTCTGGGTGGTGTCGGCACTGGGTTGTTCTACCTTGGCAGTTTAGTTAGGAGAAACCTGTACAACTTGGGGTTGATCAAGTCATGTTCTTAG